A segment of the Streptomyces sp. NBC_00193 genome:
GCCAGACCTTCGACCGGAGCTCTCCGCTTCGCTTCGAGCTGGGTTGCGCCGGCCCTTCGGGCCGGAAGTTCTGCGCTTCGCTCCGGACTGGGCTCTGGTTTCGCTGCGCTCCACCAGAGCAGGGCCTGCTACGCCGGCCCCAGAGCTCCCGTGCTCCGCACGGGAGGTGACTCTGTTTCACGGGGTCCGGGCCCCGGCCCGTTGGCCGGGTCCGCTCCACTCACCCACCCCAGGCCTGCTCCGCAGGCCAAGCTGGCAGCAAGGGCTACCCGCGCCGGGGAAGACGATTAACACCTACCTTCCCCTCGCCGCCTCTGGCGTTGAACAGGCAGCGGTCACCGACCGGTGGACCAAGCGTATGATCTTTCCGATCTTGGAGAGACATGCGCCGTGAAAGATTTACCCCCTTCGACTTCGGGCTGAGCTGGCTGGCGGGGTTCTTCCACCAGGACTGGACCCACGCCGGGAGCGTCGAAGACGTCTTCCTCGAGGCCGTGGGGACAGGCAGAACCGCCGCAACCGTGGAGCACGATGCCGACCTGCTGATCGGCTCGACACTGAGCAACGAGCAAATCGAACTGCTATGGCTGGCCATGACGGAGCGGCATTGCTACTGGTTCACACCGCCCGAGACCGGGCGGGACCTGCTGCACCGCTTCCGGACGGTCAGCCGGGATTGGCAGCAGCAACACGGCACTTCCTGCCTCGAGAGCGACCCGGAATGGGAAACCCCAGAGCTGCGCGGCCGGGTACTGCGGGCCATCAAAACGGCTCCCCTCCCCGCAAAACTACAAGAGGTACTCGCCGTCTGCGCGGGAACGGTTTCGGCAGAGCTTGCGTTCCGGCTGCTGCTACGCGTGTACCTCACTGGTTCCATCCCGGTGGCTCCGGCGATCTGGACGGAATACCAGGAAATCAACACCGCATTCGCCCTCGGCGAGTACGTGATCGAGGCAATCGAGTTCCTCGTCGAGGATCCGGACTAGGCCCTGCCTAGGAGGGGATACCGCCTCGCTATGCTCGGCCGAGGCGCCTTCGGCGCCTGGCTCTCCGCTTCGCTTCGAGCCATGGCCGGCCCTTCGCTTCGCTGCGGACCGCTTCGGGTCCGCTGCGCTCCCCCGAAGCTGACCCCGTTTCACGGGGTCCGGGCCTACGGCCCGATGGGGTGTCCGCCCCGCTCCCTCCCCGGCCCTTCCGGCTCCGCCTCCAGGACCAGGGACCGCTCTGCGGTCCGGCCAGCAGCAGGAGGGTGCCGAGTATCGTTCGGCCTGACGGCTTGCGGGACACCCCCCGTTTCACGGGTCCCGGCTGAAGGCCCGTTGGGCGGGTCTGCCGCGCTCCCCCACACAGTCCTTCCGGCTTCTTCGCCTCCAGGACCGGCCCGCCAGCAGTAGAGCTGCGTAGGGCACCAGAAACCCCACCACCCGTTCAGCCCTGTGTGCACCCCCTGCTGGGCTGCCTTAACGCGCGCTGCTGACCTCACCCGGATCAAATGGCCACATGGCTTCGACGGGGACACCCCGGGCGGCGGCTCGTAGCAACCAGCTGCAGCGCATCGCACGACGCAAAGGGCAGCGATCACAGGAACGAGTGCGCGCTCCACTTGGATCCCGGCAACGCGGACAGCGTCATCGAGCAGCCGAACGCCTTCAGGGCGTCTCTGGCACATCACGCGTCAGCGCCGCACCGCGCGACCGTACGAACTTGTGGACACGGCTGGAGCGATCCGTCACTCTCCTGGCCGCATTGAGCGCGGTCGCCGTTGCCGGCTTCACCTGGACATCGATCACACAGGTCAACAACGAGCAGGCCATTACCCGCGAAGGACAGATCACCGATCGCTATACCGCCGCCGTGGAAAACCTCGGCAACAAAAACTCCGAAAACGTGCGACTCGGCGGCATCTACGCACTCCAACGAATCATGCAGGACTCACCGCGTGACCAGCCAACCGTGACCAACGTACTCGCCTCCTTCATCCGCAGCCAAAGCACAAAACCAAAGCCGAAAAGTAACGAAACAGCCAGCGACATCACCGCAGCAGCCAAAGTTCTCGCCTCCCGAAACATCCGCCACGACGTCACAGAACTCGGAAACTTGCCGCCTGGCTACACACTTGAAACCTTCCTGTGGGAGGCACAGCGGAGAGTGGACCTGGAGGGCGCCGACCTCCACGGCATCAGCCTGGAGCGCGCACAGTTGGCCTACGCCAACCTGCGCGGCGCCAACCTGAGCGAGACGTGGTTGCCTATTGCGGACCTGAGCCGCGCCATTCTGCAAAATGCGAACCTGACCAGTGCGGCCCTGAGCCGCGCGGACCTGAGCAACGCCAGCCTGCACGGCGCCAACCTAAAAAATGCGATCCTGAGCGAAGTAGACTTCACCTGCGCCAACCTCTCCGGCGCAGACCTCCAGTACGCCAGGCCCGGTGACCCATACCAGTGGGGTGCTATCACCCGTGAACAGGTCCTGTCTGCAAAAATCAGCCCAGAAACGAAACTCCCCACAGAACTCGCAACAGATCCTGCTATGCAGAAACACATGAAGTCACGCCTCGACCAAAGCACCTGCCCCAAAGAATAGGCAACACCGCGACAAGGTCCATGACCCGACAAAATCGGCGCGAGGAAGCCCACAACCACAACCTGATCCCCGATCCCCGATCCCCGATCCCCGATCCCCGATCCCCGATCCCCGATCCCCGATCCCCGATCCCCGATCCCCGACCACCATCCCCCAGGCCCACTCCACGCTTCGGATGACTCATTCGTAGCTCTGGATAGACATGGGAAGCCAGCCGCACCACCACCCCAGCGAAGCGCACTTCCGTTGTTGTCGCGGATCAGCGAAGCTGCGCAGTACTCAACCAACCTGCACAACGACATCCGGACCAAGAAAACTCGCAGGTCACACCGATAGCAGTCCCCCCGCCGCTGCGCAGATCCAGTGAGCCAACCCACCACAAAACCCGTGCACCCAAACTGCACAACCCAAGGTCAGAGGCATGACCATTGCGCAGCTTCACCGACCGGCGACAGATTGCTATGTGGTGCCTGGTTCGGGGCTGCTTTGGTGGTGGGGCGCGAGGATCAGGAGTGCGGCCGGGATCAGGCCCAGGGGGAAGCCGGATGGTTCCAGGATCCAGGCGGCCAGTGCTACCCAGGCTGCCAGGACCCAGCCTGTGTAGCGGGGGACCTCCTGGTTGGTGCGGGCCATGTGGGAGAGGAGCAGGCCCAGGAGGATCAGGGGTACTGCGAAGCCGCCGGGAGTGCCCAGAACAGGCGCAACGACTCGACGTGGGTGGCGGGGTCGGCGCCGTGCAGGTCGCCCGACAGCCAGCCGGCCCATTCCGGTTGCGCCTTGACGGCGAAGAGCGCGGTGTGGAGGACGCCGATGGACACCGTGGTGCGGCCTGCCCAGAGGGTCAGGGTGCGGGCGCGGGGAGAGGTTTCGATACGGCTAGTTCCGATACTCATAGTTTCGTGTGATGGGGTAATGCAGTCTCCGAAGCACCCCATCGGGCGACCGCGCGAGAACCGCGTGGACGCCGCAATCCGCGCAGCCGTGCGCGAGTTGGTGCCGCGTGTCGGGTACGCCGGCCTGACCATGGATGCCATCGCCGCCGAGGCAGGCATCGGCAAGGCGGCCATCTACCGGCGCCACACCTCGCGTGGCGAGCTCGTCTTCTCCGTCCTCGTTCACGGGAGGAAGACACGTTCCTTGCCCGATACCGGAACACTCGCCGGCGACCTCACCGCGCTCGCGGACCTGATCCTGGGGATCTTCACCGACCCGGTGACCGCTGCAGCAACCCCCGGGCTGCTGGCCGACCTGCAGCAGCAGCCCGACATCGCCGCGCGGTTCCAGGAGAGATTTGTCGCCGAGGAACGTGCACTGATCAGCGCGCTGTTGGAACGCGCTCGTCAGCGAGGCGAACTGGCTGCCGCGGCAGACCCCGTATTGGTGCACGCCGCCGTGCTCGGCACCGCGTACGCCTGGTTGTTCCTTCTGGCGCAGCCGCCCACCCCTGCCCTCGCGTCGCGCATCGCCGCGCTGGGCGAAGCCGCCGCCCGAGGGCATTGACCTCGGCATCGTGGGGCTCAGAGTGGCGGGAGGCCGGTCTCGTAGCCCTCGACCTCGTAGGTCCTGCACATCCTTGATGTGCGGTCCCGGACGGGTCCTCGCAGGAACGGGACGGCGTTGGCGAGATAGCCCTCGGCGTCGAGGAGGGACTCCAGGACCGTGAAGTAGACCGTGCCGCCGGGGTCGTCGCCGAGGGTCGCGTACGCCACCTCGACCACGTCGAAGCAACGCCTCAGGAGGTCCTCGTCCAGGGGGTCCGCCAGTAGTGCCGGCTGCAGGACCTGCCGGGTGAGGGTATCGAGCAGGTTGCCCCAGAGGTCGAAGTAGGTGTCGGCCACCGGCAGGGTGCCGCCCGGAGGGAGGCCGTACCGCTCTTCGAGGAACGGTCTCGTCTCCGGGACCTTTTCGGCCATCAGCCCCAGGATCTCGTCCCCGATCACAACAGCACGTCCCGCCTTTCTTCGTCGTCGGACCGCAGCAAGCATGAGCAGTGTCCCCTAGGCGGCCTGGTTGGCGGGGGTCGGGGGCTGGGCGGGGGCGGCCTGCAGGCGCCGGCGGCGGGCGGTGTCTCCCGACCGGTGCAGGCTGTACGAGCCGGGCTCGGCGGCTTCGTCGGCGAGGTGCTTGGGGATGACCTTGCAGACGGTCTCCTTGAGCTTCGCGCCCAGGGCGCCGTTGATGTTGAACCAGACCGCGGCGTCCAGGCGGTTGGCGAACTGGAAGATGCCGCCGTTTCGGCCCAGGCTGATGCACTGGGCGGCGAACGGCTGGTTGAGGGTCTCCGGCTGGGTGTCGGCAATGCGGGCCAGGACCGTGTCGGCGGCGCGTGCGCCCATCGGCATCGCGGCCTGGCAGCTCATGCGGAGGGGCAGGCCCGACGGGGCCGCCGAGTCGCCGGCCGCGACGATGTGGGCGTCGTCGACGCTGGTCAGGGTCTCGTCCGTGAGGAGGCGGCCCAGCGCGTCGGTGGTCAGGCCGCTGCGGACGGCCAGGTCCGGCACGGCGAAGCCGACGGTCCAGATGGTGAGCGGGGTGGGGAGTTCGCGGCCGTCGGCGAGGTGGACGGCGTCCTGGGTCACCGCCGTCACCTTGGTGCCGGGGCCGTCGATGACGGTGACGCCGAGGCGGGCCAGCCGGGCGGCGACCGTGCGGCGGCCCCGGGCGTGGAGGTACGGGCCCAGGACGCCGCCGCAGACCAGGGTCACCGCCCGGCCCTGCTCGGCCAGTTCGGCGGCGGTCTCGATGCCCGTCGGGCCGGCCCCGACCACCGTCACCGCGGCCGTCGGGGGGACGGCGTCCAGGGCCGGGCGCAGCCGCTGGGCGTCTTCCAGGGTGGCGATCGGGTAGGCGTACCGGGCCGCTCCGGGCACGGTCGGGTCGGCGGCGGCGCTGCCCACCGCGTAGACCAGGTAGTCGTAGGCGAGTGTGGCGCCCGAGGCCAGGGCCAGGGTGCGGGCACCCGCGTCGATGTGCTCCACCGTGTCGACGGTCAGGCGGACGCCTTCGGCCAGGACGTCCCGGTAGGCGATGACCGCCGCGTCCGAACCGCCGACCAGCTGGTGCAGCCGGACCCGGTGGACGAAGTCCGCCCGCGGATTGACCAGGGTCACCGTCACGTCGCCGCGCTGGGTCAGGCGGTTCGCGGCCATGACGCCCGCGTATCCGCCGCCGATGACGACCACTTCGGTGTTCTCGTACGCGTTCATCGTGTGTCTCCGTCGCCTCGAAGGGGGTTCTGGGCACAAGACACCGGTGACCCGGCCCGTGTGACAGGCCTGCTGGTGTGACCTGCGTCACGCTGAGGCCGTTGCGTCGCGGCTGCCTGTTTCCCGCCACCGCTGGGGAAGAATTCGCCAGACCGTGGAGGCCGGGTCCCGGGTGGTCCTGTGGGGGGACGGGGGCGCCCTGGGGTGCGTACGTGCTCAGAGCGGCTGTTGTGGAGCTGTGCCGGGGGTGTGCCCGTGGTGGTGTTTCGTCGCAGGTCAGTGCGTGGGTTTCGGGTACGGCGACTGCAGCCTTCGTGGTGCTGCGGCGGAGGGCCGTGATGGCGGGTGGGGCTACAGGGGCTGTGGAATCCCGCTCGAAGCCGGCTTGAGCGATGCCTTTGGTTCCGCCGAACAGGCTAAGCGAGGTGCTTCAATGGCCACCGTCAGGGGCGCTATTGGATCAGCAGGGAGCGGGCACGGGGATGCGGAAGTCGTACGTCGCGGCGCACATTTACATGATTGTCGGCGTGATCTCCGGGTTGTACTACCGCGAGATGACCAAGATCAACGAGTTCGAGGGCGAGACCCAGCTCTCGGTGCTCCACACGCACTTGCTCGCGCTGGGCATGCTGGTCTTCCTCATAGTCCTCGGCCTCGACAAGGTGTTCGGACTGTCCGGGAACAAGCAGTTCACTTATTTCTTCTGGTTCTACAACGCCGGTCTTTCCATCACCTGCCTCAGCATGCTCTACCGGGGCACCCAGACGGTGCTCGGGAATGAGGTTCCCGAACTCTTCTCCCTGGTCGGAGGGTTGGGGCACATCATTTTGACCGTGGGACTCGTTCTGCTGTTCATCCTGCTCGGGAAGCGGGTCAAGGAGCACGAGGGTGTGCGGAGCGAGCAGCCCGAGTCGGTGAACAGTTCGGTCTGACGGCCGTCCTACGGTGTGCGGGCCGCCGGGCCGGTCAGGATGTCGGTCAGGGCGGCCAGGCGCTCGCGGGTGAGGTCCGGGCGCAGGCGGCGGCCCCAGGTGAGGGTGGCCAGGCCGTGCCAGGCGCTCCACAGGACCTCGGCCACGAGGTCGGGGTCGCGGTCGGCCGCCACGGGTTCCACGGCCTGCCTGATCTCGGCGAAAGCCGTGAGCAGGGGTTGCGGTGTGCCGGCTTCCGAGTGCTCCAGGCCCACGTCGAGCGTGAGCATGGCCTCGTAGAGGACCGGGCCGCGGGCGGCGAAGTCGGCGTAGGCGCGCGCGACCGCGTCCAGGGCCGCGTGCGGGTCGTCCGAGGAGAGCCGGGCCGCGTGGAGTGCCGCGGTCAGCTCGGTGAAGCCTTCGAGCGCCACCGCGTTGACGATGGCGTCCTTGTTCTTGAAGTGCTGGTAGAGCACGGGCTGGCTGTACTCGATGCGCTCGGCCAGCCGCCGCGTGGTGACGAAGTCCCAGCCCTCCGCCTCGGCCATCTCGCGCGCCGTGGTGAGGATCAACTGGCGGCGCTGGGCCTGCTCTCGGACGCGGCGCTCTCGGAGGGTCATGCCGACTACGGTAGCACTGTCGGTGAAATTCTAGTTGTCAGTGATAGGGTTTCTGTCTTTGGGTGGGGTTCTTTTCGGCCGGGGTCCACAGGCGTCGTCTAGTGGACTTCTAGGTGCGGTCGGCAGCATGCGGGGCAAGACCGCCCACGGAGAGGCCACCCCCATGCAGACCCCGACTCCCCTGGAGCAGCTGCTCGACTTGGCGGCGGACCTGCTGGGCCACGACCGGCGGACCCTGCCGGCCAGGGCCGCGGGTTCGCCCTTCATGACCCTCGGCGGTGGGCTCGGCCAGGCCATGCGGCTGCAGGCCCTGGCCGGCGAACGGCTGGAACTCTCGCTGGACATACCCCAGCTGCTGGGCCCGGTTCCGCTTTCGGACGTACTCGCGCGGGCCGTTGCCGTTCCACGGGGTGCTGTTGTTCCACGGGGTGCCGCCGTACCGCGCGGGGCCGCGCCCGAGGCGGCGGGATCCGGGCCGCGCGAGCTGCTGCCCGGGCAGTTGGCGGCCCTCACCGCGCAGCAGTACACCGGCGCCGCCGCGGTGCACCGCATGCTCAGCGCCGAGCTCACCGGGCCGCTCGACCTGGGGGCGCTGCGTGCGGCCCTGGACGCCTTGGGTGCACGCCACGAGGGGCTGCGGACCACGTTCGGGCCCTCGCCGCGAGGCCCCGTACGCCGTGTTCTCGACGCGTACGCGCTGCCGCTCGTCGTCATGGCGAAGGTGGCCGCCGGTGTGGGCGAGGACCTGGTGGCCGCGGCGCACGCGCGGCTGGTCGTGGACGTGGAGCAGTTGGTCGGGCATCCGGAGCGGCCGCCGCTCGCCTTCGCCCTGACCCGGCTGGCGGCGGACCGGCACCTGCTGACCTTCCTGTACCACGAGGCCGCGGTGGACTGCTGGTCCGTCTCGCTGGTCTGGCGGGAGCTGCTCGCCGACTACGGCCGCGCCGTGGGGAGCCGGCCGCTCGACCGGAGCGGCCGCTGTGGTTCCGAGGCGGTCGCGCGGCGGGCCGAGGGGCTCGACCGGTCCGGTGCGCTGCGCGCGCTGGCGGCCCGGCGGATCAAGCGGCTGCGCGATTTCCCCGCCGTCGTGGACCTGACCGGACCGGACCGGCGGCCGGCGGTGTTCGACTTCCGCGGCGACCGGGTGCTGTTCGGCCTCGGCCCGGCCCTGCGCGAGGCGGTCGATGCGACGGCCGCGCGGGCCGGGGTACCGCACGCGGTCGTCCTGCTCTCGGCGTGGGCGCTGACCGCGGGCCGGCGCTCCGGACACGAACGGCTGCTGGTGGGCACCGAGATGCCGCGGCGCCCCACGGCCGAGCTGATGGGCACGGTCGCGCCGTGCTCGGCGACGGTGCCGGTGTGCTGCGAGCTGGAGGGCGGGGTCGACTACTTCCTGCGGGGCGTCGCCTGCGAGTTCGGCGAGGCGCTCGGTTACGCGGACCTCGACACGGCGGCGCTGGCGCGCGAGCTG
Coding sequences within it:
- a CDS encoding TetR/AcrR family transcriptional regulator, encoding MTLRERRVREQAQRRQLILTTAREMAEAEGWDFVTTRRLAERIEYSQPVLYQHFKNKDAIVNAVALEGFTELTAALHAARLSSDDPHAALDAVARAYADFAARGPVLYEAMLTLDVGLEHSEAGTPQPLLTAFAEIRQAVEPVAADRDPDLVAEVLWSAWHGLATLTWGRRLRPDLTRERLAALTDILTGPAARTP
- a CDS encoding DUF6463 family protein produces the protein MGRLAVGRPARRRPRHPRRVVAPVLGTPGGFAVPLILLGLLLSHMARTNQEVPRYTGWVLAAWVALAAWILEPSGFPLGLIPAALLILAPHHQSSPEPGTT
- a CDS encoding condensation domain-containing protein, which translates into the protein MRGKTAHGEATPMQTPTPLEQLLDLAADLLGHDRRTLPARAAGSPFMTLGGGLGQAMRLQALAGERLELSLDIPQLLGPVPLSDVLARAVAVPRGAVVPRGAAVPRGAAPEAAGSGPRELLPGQLAALTAQQYTGAAAVHRMLSAELTGPLDLGALRAALDALGARHEGLRTTFGPSPRGPVRRVLDAYALPLVVMAKVAAGVGEDLVAAAHARLVVDVEQLVGHPERPPLAFALTRLAADRHLLTFLYHEAAVDCWSVSLVWRELLADYGRAVGSRPLDRSGRCGSEAVARRAEGLDRSGALRALAARRIKRLRDFPAVVDLTGPDRRPAVFDFRGDRVLFGLGPALREAVDATAARAGVPHAVVLLSAWALTAGRRSGHERLLVGTEMPRRPTAELMGTVAPCSATVPVCCELEGGVDYFLRGVACEFGEALGYADLDTAALARELGVHGDRSRPSLTQVAFAACDELLPETLEAGPLTSRFHHGHLGGTTADATLRVLRWGGDPLLSLEFASGVFSRAEAAELADELRGCVEALTGADPQEPVEDLPAVAGGAAVAGRAPASPIPLG
- a CDS encoding NAD(P)/FAD-dependent oxidoreductase, whose product is MNAYENTEVVVIGGGYAGVMAANRLTQRGDVTVTLVNPRADFVHRVRLHQLVGGSDAAVIAYRDVLAEGVRLTVDTVEHIDAGARTLALASGATLAYDYLVYAVGSAAADPTVPGAARYAYPIATLEDAQRLRPALDAVPPTAAVTVVGAGPTGIETAAELAEQGRAVTLVCGGVLGPYLHARGRRTVAARLARLGVTVIDGPGTKVTAVTQDAVHLADGRELPTPLTIWTVGFAVPDLAVRSGLTTDALGRLLTDETLTSVDDAHIVAAGDSAAPSGLPLRMSCQAAMPMGARAADTVLARIADTQPETLNQPFAAQCISLGRNGGIFQFANRLDAAVWFNINGALGAKLKETVCKVIPKHLADEAAEPGSYSLHRSGDTARRRRLQAAPAQPPTPANQAA
- a CDS encoding DUF2871 domain-containing protein gives rise to the protein MRKSYVAAHIYMIVGVISGLYYREMTKINEFEGETQLSVLHTHLLALGMLVFLIVLGLDKVFGLSGNKQFTYFFWFYNAGLSITCLSMLYRGTQTVLGNEVPELFSLVGGLGHIILTVGLVLLFILLGKRVKEHEGVRSEQPESVNSSV
- a CDS encoding pentapeptide repeat-containing protein, which codes for MSAVAVAGFTWTSITQVNNEQAITREGQITDRYTAAVENLGNKNSENVRLGGIYALQRIMQDSPRDQPTVTNVLASFIRSQSTKPKPKSNETASDITAAAKVLASRNIRHDVTELGNLPPGYTLETFLWEAQRRVDLEGADLHGISLERAQLAYANLRGANLSETWLPIADLSRAILQNANLTSAALSRADLSNASLHGANLKNAILSEVDFTCANLSGADLQYARPGDPYQWGAITREQVLSAKISPETKLPTELATDPAMQKHMKSRLDQSTCPKE
- a CDS encoding TetR/AcrR family transcriptional regulator; this encodes MDAAIRAAVRELVPRVGYAGLTMDAIAAEAGIGKAAIYRRHTSRGELVFSVLVHGRKTRSLPDTGTLAGDLTALADLILGIFTDPVTAAATPGLLADLQQQPDIAARFQERFVAEERALISALLERARQRGELAAAADPVLVHAAVLGTAYAWLFLLAQPPTPALASRIAALGEAAARGH